The proteins below are encoded in one region of Drosophila santomea strain STO CAGO 1482 chromosome 2R, Prin_Dsan_1.1, whole genome shotgun sequence:
- the LOC120445944 gene encoding solute carrier family 12 member 4 isoform X3 codes for MQSNSAKDDSDEMEIIPSEHNGTVLETKNEDSGDIHRAEENQKSSIDPNLYLYDDDLETRPHISTFISSIANYENTIPAATDPDAKPAAPSARMGTLIGVFLPCIQNIFGVILFIRLTWVVGTAGAVCGFLIVLTCCCVTMLTAISMSAIATNGVVPAGGSYFMISRSLGPEFGGAVGMLFYTGTTLAAAMYIVGAVEIVLTYMAPWASIFGDFTKDADAMYNNFRVYGTLLLIFMGLIVFLGVKFVNKFATVALACVILSIIAVYVGIFDNIHGNEKLYMCVLGKRLLKDIPLENCTKEDSFLRDIYCPDGKCEEYYLANNVTKVKGIKGLASGVFYDNIFPSFLEKGQFISYGKNAIDIENTSGESYNQIMADITTSFTLLIGIFFPSVTGIMAGSNRSGDLADAQKSIPIGTICAILTTSTVYLSSVMFFAGTVDNLLLRDKFGQSIGGKLVVANIAWPNQWVILIGSFLSTLGAGLQSLTGAPRLLQAIARDEIIPFLAPFAKSSKRGEPTRALLLTIVICQCGILLGNVDLLAPLLSMFFLMCYGFVNLACAVQTLLRTPNWRPRFKFYHWSLSLIGLTLCISVMIMTSWYFALIAMGMAIIIYKYIEYRGAEKEWGDGIRGMALTAARYSLLRLEEGPPHTKNWRPQILVLSKLNDNLLPKYRKIFSFATQLKAGKGLTICVSVIKGDHTKITNKAVDAKATLRKYMTDEKVKGFCDVLVSQQIGEGLSSVIQTIGLGGMKPNTVIIGWPYSWRQEGRNSWKTFIQTVRTVAACHMALMVPKGINFYPESNHKIGGNIDIWWIVHDGGLLMLLPFLLKQHRTWRNCKLRIFTVAQIEDNSIQMKKDLKTFLYHLRIEADVEVVEMNNSDISAYTYERTLMMEQRNQMLRALGLNKKENSKVVQTIMDFKETPSDNKMSLVQTIVDHHYDATKTASKVRFADPTIEETQHHDSQNDEKRNSIDLDGPENADTPETTSNKDESTEKADGDFKSSVKPDEFNVRRMHTAIKLNEVIVEKSQDAQLVIMNLPGPPREVRAERESNYMEFLEVLTEGLEKVLMVRGGGREVITIYS; via the exons ATGCAAAGTAACAGTGCAAAAGATGATTCGGatgaaatggaaataataCCATCCGAACACAATGGTACAGTTCtcgaaaccaaaaatgaaG ACTCAGGGGATATCCACAGGGCGGAGGAGAACCAGAAGTCCAGCATCGACCCAAATCTATATCTGTACGACGATGACTTGGAGACCAGGCCCCATATATCAACGTTCATTTCATCAATTGCCAATTATGAGAACACGATACCAGCGGCCACCGATCCCGATGCAAAGCCGGCAGCTCCATCGGCTCGAATGG GTACCCTAATTGGAGTGTTCTTGCCATGCATTCAAAACATCTTTGGTGTCATATTGTTCATTCGGTTAACATGGGTTGTTGGAACGGCTGGCGCCGTGTGTGGATTCTTGATTGTTCTGACCTGCTGCTGTGTG ACAATGCTAACCGCGATCTCGATGTCGGCCATTGCAACGAACGGGGTGGTTCCGGCGGGCGGGAGTTACTTTATGATATCACG ATCCCTGGGCCCTGAATTCGGTGGAGCGGTGGGAATGTTGTTTTATACGGGCACCACACTAGCAGCGGCGATGTACATCGTTGGTGCCGTGGAAATCGTATTG ACATACATGGCGCCGTGGGCATCGATATTTGGGGACTTCACCAAGGATGCTGACGCGATGTACAACAATTTCAGGGTCTACGGCACTTTGCTGCTCATCTTTATGG GTCTCATTGTGTTCCTGGGCGTGAAATTCGTCAATAAGTTCGCGACGGTAGCCCTGGCCTGCGTCATCCTTTCGATAATAGCGGTCTATGTGGGAATATTTGACAATATCCATGGCAACGAAAAGCTATA CATGTGTGTTCTGGGAAAACGACTCTTGAAGGACATCCCGCTCGAGAATTGCACAAAAGAAGACTCCTTCTTACGCGACATATACTGCCCAGATGGTAAATGCGAGGAATACTACCTGG CCAACAACGTGACCAAAGTCAAGGGCATCAAGGGGTTGGCCAGCGGAGTGTTCTACGACAACATCTTCCCTTCGTTCTTGGAGAAGGGCCAGTTCATATCCTACGGCAAGAATGCAATTGACATTGAGAACACCAGTGGAGAGTCATACAACCAAATCATGGCCGACATTACCACGTCGTTTACCCTTCTTATCGGCATCTTCTTCCCATCGGTCACAG GTATCATGGCTGGCTCCAATCGGTCGGGCGATTTGGCTGATGCCCAGAAGAGCATACCCATCGGAACGATATGTGCCATTCTAACAACCAGCACAGTCTACTTGTCCAGCGTTATGTTCTTTGCCGGCACAGTGGACAATCTCCTGCTGAGGGACAA ATTCGGTCAGTCTATTGGTGGCAAACTGGTGGTGGCCAACATTGCCTGGCCAAATCAGTGGGTCATTCTGATTGGCTCCTTCCTCTCCACCTTGGGCGCTGGTCTGCAGAGTTTAACTGGAGCACCTCGCCTGCTGCAGGCGATTGCCAGGGACGAGATCATCCCCTTCCTGGCTCCGTTTGCCAAGTCCTCGAAGCGTGGCGAACCCACCCGTGCACTGCTCCTGACCATCGTCATTTGCCAGTGCGGAATCCTGTTGG GCAACGTGGACTTGCTGGCTCCTCTGCTCTCCATGTTCTTCCTCATGTGCTACGGCTTTGTCAACCTGGCCTGCGCCGTGCAAACCCTGCTGAGGACTCCCAACTGGAGACCACGCTTCAAGTTCTACCACTGGAGCTTGTCGCTGATCGGCCTGACCCTGTGCATATCAGTCATGATCATGACTTCCTGGTATTTCGCACTGATTGCTATGGGAATGGCCATCATCATCTACAAATACATAGAGTACCGAGG TGCTGAGAAGGAGTGGGGTGATGGCATTCGTGGAATGGCCCTTACCGCCGCCAGGTACTCGCTCCTCCGCCTGGAGGAAGGCCCACCGCATACGAAAAATTGGCGTCCGCAAATTTTGGTGCTTTCGAAGCTGAACGACAACCTCTTGCCAAAGTACAGGAAGATATTCTCCTTTGCCACACAGCTGAAAGCTGGCAAGGGATTGACGATTTGTGTGTCTGTGATAAAGGGCGACCACACCAAGATCACCAACAAAGCCGTGGATGCGAAGGCCACGCTGCGCAAGTACATGACCGACGAGAAGGTGAAGGGCTTCTGCGATGTCCTGGTTTCCCAGCAGATTGGTGAAGGCCTTAGCTCAGT CATCCAAACCATCGGACTGGGGGGCATGAAGCCCAACACAGTCATCATCGGATGGCCGTACAGCTGGCGGCAGGAGGGCAGGAACAGCTGGAAGACCTTCATCCAAACGGTCCGCACGGTTGCCGCCTGCCACATGGCCCTTATGGTGCCCAAGGGCATCAACTTCTACCCAGAATCAAACCACAAA ATCGGTGGCAACATTGATATCTGGTGGATTGTCCACGACGGTGGTCTGCTCATGTTGCTGCCCTTCCTGCTGAAGCAACACCGCACCTGGCGCAATTGCAAGCTAAGGATCTTCACAGTTGCTCAAATCGAGGACAACTCGATTCAAATGAAGAAGGATCTGAAGACATTCCTCTACCATCTCCGAATCGAGGCCGATGTTGAAGTTGTTGAGATG AACAACAGCGATATTTCCGCTTACACCTACGAGCGGACCCTGATGATGGAACAGCGTAATCAGATGCTGAGAGCATTAGGtttaaataagaaagaaaaCTCCAAAGTG gTTCAGACTATAATGGACTTTAAGGAAACACCCAGTGATAATAAAATGTCTTTG GTTCAAACAATTGTAGACCACCATTATGACGCCACCAAAACGGCGTCTAAAGTTCGCTTCGCCGATCCAACTATAGAAGAAACACAGCATCAC GATTCTCAAAACGACGAGAAACGTAACTCAATTGATTTGGATGGTCCCGAGAATGCGGACACACCCGAAACTACTTCTAACAAGGATGAATCGACAGAGAAAGCCGACGGAGACTTCAAGTCCAGTGTGAAACC GGACGAGTTCAACGTTCGTCGCATGCACACAGCAATAAAACTAAACGAGGTTATTGTAGAAAAGTCCCAGGACGCCCAGTTGGTCATAATGAACCTACCTGGACCACCTAGGGAAGTGAGAGCGGAGCGTGAAAGCAATT ATATGGAATTTCTGGAGGTATTAACAGAGGGCCTTGAAAAAGTGTTAATGGTTCGCGGAGGAGGCCGAGAAGTTATAACAATTTACTCTTAA
- the LOC120445944 gene encoding solute carrier family 12 member 4 isoform X6 — translation MQSNSAKDDSDEMEIIPSEHNGTVLETKNEDSGDIHRAEENQKSSIDPNLYLYDDDLETRPHISTFISSIANYENTIPAATDPDAKPAAPSARMGTLIGVFLPCIQNIFGVILFIRLTWVVGTAGAVCGFLIVLTCCCVTMLTAISMSAIATNGVVPAGGSYFMISRSLGPEFGGAVGMLFYTGTTLAAAMYIVGAVEIVLTYMAPWASIFGDFTKDADAMYNNFRVYGTLLLIFMGLIVFLGVKFVNKFATVALACVILSIIAVYVGIFDNIHGNEKLYMCVLGKRLLKDIPLENCTKEDSFLRDIYCPDGKCEEYYLANNVTKVKGIKGLASGVFYDNIFPSFLEKGQFISYGKNAIDIENTSGESYNQIMADITTSFTLLIGIFFPSVTGIMAGSNRSGDLADAQKSIPIGTICAILTTSTVYLSSVMFFAGTVDNLLLRDKFGQSIGGKLVVANIAWPNQWVILIGSFLSTLGAGLQSLTGAPRLLQAIARDEIIPFLAPFAKSSKRGEPTRALLLTIVICQCGILLGNVDLLAPLLSMFFLMCYGFVNLACAVQTLLRTPNWRPRFKFYHWSLSLIGLTLCISVMIMTSWYFALIAMGMAIIIYKYIEYRGAEKEWGDGIRGMALTAARYSLLRLEEGPPHTKNWRPQILVLSKLNDNLLPKYRKIFSFATQLKAGKGLTICVSVIKGDHTKITNKAVDAKATLRKYMTDEKVKGFCDVLVSQQIGEGLSSVIQTIGLGGMKPNTVIIGWPYSWRQEGRNSWKTFIQTVRTVAACHMALMVPKGINFYPESNHKIGGNIDIWWIVHDGGLLMLLPFLLKQHRTWRNCKLRIFTVAQIEDNSIQMKKDLKTFLYHLRIEADVEVVEMNNSDISAYTYERTLMMEQRNQMLRALGLNKKENSKVVQTIVDHHYDATKTASKVRFADPTIEETQHHDSQNDEKRNSIDLDGPENADTPETTSNKDESTEKADGDFKSSVKPDEFNVRRMHTAIKLNEVIVEKSQDAQLVIMNLPGPPREVRAERESNYMEFLEVLTEGLEKVLMVRGGGREVITIYS, via the exons ATGCAAAGTAACAGTGCAAAAGATGATTCGGatgaaatggaaataataCCATCCGAACACAATGGTACAGTTCtcgaaaccaaaaatgaaG ACTCAGGGGATATCCACAGGGCGGAGGAGAACCAGAAGTCCAGCATCGACCCAAATCTATATCTGTACGACGATGACTTGGAGACCAGGCCCCATATATCAACGTTCATTTCATCAATTGCCAATTATGAGAACACGATACCAGCGGCCACCGATCCCGATGCAAAGCCGGCAGCTCCATCGGCTCGAATGG GTACCCTAATTGGAGTGTTCTTGCCATGCATTCAAAACATCTTTGGTGTCATATTGTTCATTCGGTTAACATGGGTTGTTGGAACGGCTGGCGCCGTGTGTGGATTCTTGATTGTTCTGACCTGCTGCTGTGTG ACAATGCTAACCGCGATCTCGATGTCGGCCATTGCAACGAACGGGGTGGTTCCGGCGGGCGGGAGTTACTTTATGATATCACG ATCCCTGGGCCCTGAATTCGGTGGAGCGGTGGGAATGTTGTTTTATACGGGCACCACACTAGCAGCGGCGATGTACATCGTTGGTGCCGTGGAAATCGTATTG ACATACATGGCGCCGTGGGCATCGATATTTGGGGACTTCACCAAGGATGCTGACGCGATGTACAACAATTTCAGGGTCTACGGCACTTTGCTGCTCATCTTTATGG GTCTCATTGTGTTCCTGGGCGTGAAATTCGTCAATAAGTTCGCGACGGTAGCCCTGGCCTGCGTCATCCTTTCGATAATAGCGGTCTATGTGGGAATATTTGACAATATCCATGGCAACGAAAAGCTATA CATGTGTGTTCTGGGAAAACGACTCTTGAAGGACATCCCGCTCGAGAATTGCACAAAAGAAGACTCCTTCTTACGCGACATATACTGCCCAGATGGTAAATGCGAGGAATACTACCTGG CCAACAACGTGACCAAAGTCAAGGGCATCAAGGGGTTGGCCAGCGGAGTGTTCTACGACAACATCTTCCCTTCGTTCTTGGAGAAGGGCCAGTTCATATCCTACGGCAAGAATGCAATTGACATTGAGAACACCAGTGGAGAGTCATACAACCAAATCATGGCCGACATTACCACGTCGTTTACCCTTCTTATCGGCATCTTCTTCCCATCGGTCACAG GTATCATGGCTGGCTCCAATCGGTCGGGCGATTTGGCTGATGCCCAGAAGAGCATACCCATCGGAACGATATGTGCCATTCTAACAACCAGCACAGTCTACTTGTCCAGCGTTATGTTCTTTGCCGGCACAGTGGACAATCTCCTGCTGAGGGACAA ATTCGGTCAGTCTATTGGTGGCAAACTGGTGGTGGCCAACATTGCCTGGCCAAATCAGTGGGTCATTCTGATTGGCTCCTTCCTCTCCACCTTGGGCGCTGGTCTGCAGAGTTTAACTGGAGCACCTCGCCTGCTGCAGGCGATTGCCAGGGACGAGATCATCCCCTTCCTGGCTCCGTTTGCCAAGTCCTCGAAGCGTGGCGAACCCACCCGTGCACTGCTCCTGACCATCGTCATTTGCCAGTGCGGAATCCTGTTGG GCAACGTGGACTTGCTGGCTCCTCTGCTCTCCATGTTCTTCCTCATGTGCTACGGCTTTGTCAACCTGGCCTGCGCCGTGCAAACCCTGCTGAGGACTCCCAACTGGAGACCACGCTTCAAGTTCTACCACTGGAGCTTGTCGCTGATCGGCCTGACCCTGTGCATATCAGTCATGATCATGACTTCCTGGTATTTCGCACTGATTGCTATGGGAATGGCCATCATCATCTACAAATACATAGAGTACCGAGG TGCTGAGAAGGAGTGGGGTGATGGCATTCGTGGAATGGCCCTTACCGCCGCCAGGTACTCGCTCCTCCGCCTGGAGGAAGGCCCACCGCATACGAAAAATTGGCGTCCGCAAATTTTGGTGCTTTCGAAGCTGAACGACAACCTCTTGCCAAAGTACAGGAAGATATTCTCCTTTGCCACACAGCTGAAAGCTGGCAAGGGATTGACGATTTGTGTGTCTGTGATAAAGGGCGACCACACCAAGATCACCAACAAAGCCGTGGATGCGAAGGCCACGCTGCGCAAGTACATGACCGACGAGAAGGTGAAGGGCTTCTGCGATGTCCTGGTTTCCCAGCAGATTGGTGAAGGCCTTAGCTCAGT CATCCAAACCATCGGACTGGGGGGCATGAAGCCCAACACAGTCATCATCGGATGGCCGTACAGCTGGCGGCAGGAGGGCAGGAACAGCTGGAAGACCTTCATCCAAACGGTCCGCACGGTTGCCGCCTGCCACATGGCCCTTATGGTGCCCAAGGGCATCAACTTCTACCCAGAATCAAACCACAAA ATCGGTGGCAACATTGATATCTGGTGGATTGTCCACGACGGTGGTCTGCTCATGTTGCTGCCCTTCCTGCTGAAGCAACACCGCACCTGGCGCAATTGCAAGCTAAGGATCTTCACAGTTGCTCAAATCGAGGACAACTCGATTCAAATGAAGAAGGATCTGAAGACATTCCTCTACCATCTCCGAATCGAGGCCGATGTTGAAGTTGTTGAGATG AACAACAGCGATATTTCCGCTTACACCTACGAGCGGACCCTGATGATGGAACAGCGTAATCAGATGCTGAGAGCATTAGGtttaaataagaaagaaaaCTCCAAAGTG GTTCAAACAATTGTAGACCACCATTATGACGCCACCAAAACGGCGTCTAAAGTTCGCTTCGCCGATCCAACTATAGAAGAAACACAGCATCAC GATTCTCAAAACGACGAGAAACGTAACTCAATTGATTTGGATGGTCCCGAGAATGCGGACACACCCGAAACTACTTCTAACAAGGATGAATCGACAGAGAAAGCCGACGGAGACTTCAAGTCCAGTGTGAAACC GGACGAGTTCAACGTTCGTCGCATGCACACAGCAATAAAACTAAACGAGGTTATTGTAGAAAAGTCCCAGGACGCCCAGTTGGTCATAATGAACCTACCTGGACCACCTAGGGAAGTGAGAGCGGAGCGTGAAAGCAATT ATATGGAATTTCTGGAGGTATTAACAGAGGGCCTTGAAAAAGTGTTAATGGTTCGCGGAGGAGGCCGAGAAGTTATAACAATTTACTCTTAA